A window from Frankiaceae bacterium encodes these proteins:
- a CDS encoding aspartyl protease family protein: MAYGGMEGQVRALIDTGSPRTLFGRGVADMLGIDLASGPAASTALMLGGRWDVDLHYVTLTLPPFNDISWETEVDFFRDALELPFEGLLGTQGFLDHWVVSFDYYGSQFVVEERESFAQRLPVDVAKEFLERYDSEWAPPGT; encoded by the coding sequence GTGGCCTACGGCGGCATGGAGGGACAGGTCCGTGCCCTGATCGACACCGGCTCGCCCCGGACCCTCTTCGGTCGGGGCGTAGCCGACATGCTTGGCATCGACCTGGCGAGCGGGCCAGCGGCCAGCACGGCGCTGATGCTCGGCGGTCGATGGGATGTTGATCTTCACTACGTGACTTTGACGCTGCCGCCGTTCAACGACATCTCGTGGGAAACCGAGGTCGACTTCTTCCGTGACGCGCTTGAGCTTCCGTTCGAGGGCCTGCTTGGCACTCAGGGTTTCCTCGATCACTGGGTCGTCAGCTTCGACTACTACGGAAGCCAGTTCGTCGTCGAGGAGCGCGAGAGCTTTGCCCAACGGCTGCCGGTAGACGTCGCCAAGGAGTTCCTGGAGCGGTACGACAGCGAGTGGGCACCACCCGGTACATGA
- a CDS encoding DUF5678 domain-containing protein yields the protein MPIGRRGAPVPQSPSLEPFRGQWVAVANGKVVAAGKDSRELAFRLSKLPDSVRRAAVMQKVHKPSSEILVGMG from the coding sequence ATGCCAATCGGACGCCGCGGCGCGCCCGTGCCTCAGTCGCCGAGCCTAGAGCCGTTTCGGGGCCAGTGGGTCGCTGTCGCCAACGGCAAGGTCGTCGCGGCCGGGAAGGATTCCCGTGAGTTGGCCTTCAGATTGTCGAAGCTGCCTGACAGCGTTCGTCGCGCTGCGGTGATGCAGAAGGTCCACAAGCCAAGCTCGGAAATCCTCGTCGGGATGGGCTGA
- a CDS encoding polynucleotide kinase-phosphatase, whose translation MTESQQLSVPELALVALIGVSGSGKSTFARRHFLGTQVLSSDFCRGLVADDENDQSATGDAFDVLNYIAGKRLAAGRLTVVDATNVQPDARKKLVALAREHDVLPVAIVLDVPEKVCVERNKARPDRDFGAHVVRRQRDQLRRGLRGLEREGFRKVHVLRSVEEIDSATVVFERLLNDFRHDSGPFDIVGDVHGCRAELESLLTELGYGLVRDPEGRAVDATHPAGRRIVFVGDLVDRGPDTPGVLRLAMGMVGAGHAYAVPGNHENKLVRSLRGRDVQVTHGLAESLAQLSAETAEFRKEVEDFCYGLVSHLVLDEGRLVVAHAGLKQRLQGRASRRVRDFALYGETTGETDEFGLPVRYAWANDYRGQATVVYGHTPVPEPEWVNNTLCVDTGCVFGGRLTALRYPERTLVSVPAERVWYEPVKPFLPADQLAPHLDGEAGRREPDVLDITDVLGQGGVQTRLQGRVSVREENAAAALEVMSRFAVDPRWLLYLPPAMAPCATSSRPDLLEHPAEAFAAFRSDGVSAVVCEEKHMGSRAVVLVCRDDGVARTRFGATDGTTGAVYTRTGRPFFGPALTEELLDRLRAAATTAGLWDELGATWLLLDCELMPWSAKAEDLLRNQYAAVGAAARAALPAAVAALTSASERGLDVEELLGRTRSRAENATAFIAAYRQYCWPTDGLAGVRLAPFQVLATDTTVYHDRDHLWHLAVLDRLVAADPDVMSATARLVVDTTDAASEATGTAWWEEMTARGGEGMVVKPLANLTKARRGLVQPGVKCRGREYLRIIYGPDYTEPANLERLRQRNLGHKRSLAGREYALGLEALERATRGEPLWRVHECIFAVLALESEPVDPRL comes from the coding sequence GTGACCGAGTCACAGCAGCTGTCCGTCCCGGAGCTCGCCCTCGTCGCGCTGATCGGCGTCTCCGGGTCGGGCAAGTCGACGTTCGCGCGACGGCACTTCCTCGGTACGCAGGTCCTGTCGAGTGACTTCTGCCGCGGCCTGGTCGCGGACGACGAGAACGACCAGTCCGCGACCGGGGACGCGTTCGACGTCCTGAACTACATCGCGGGCAAGCGGCTCGCGGCCGGCCGGCTCACCGTCGTCGACGCGACGAACGTGCAGCCCGACGCGCGCAAGAAGCTCGTCGCGCTCGCGCGTGAGCACGACGTCCTGCCCGTCGCGATCGTCCTCGACGTACCCGAGAAGGTCTGCGTCGAGCGCAACAAGGCCCGCCCCGACCGCGACTTCGGCGCGCACGTCGTACGCCGTCAGCGTGACCAGCTGCGCCGTGGCCTGCGCGGGCTCGAACGAGAGGGCTTCCGCAAGGTTCACGTACTGCGGTCCGTCGAGGAGATCGACAGCGCCACGGTGGTGTTCGAGAGGCTGCTCAACGACTTCCGGCACGACTCGGGTCCGTTCGACATCGTCGGCGACGTGCACGGGTGCCGTGCCGAGCTGGAGTCGCTGCTCACCGAGCTCGGCTACGGCCTCGTACGGGACCCGGAGGGCCGCGCGGTCGACGCCACGCACCCCGCCGGCCGCCGCATCGTGTTCGTCGGTGACCTCGTCGACCGCGGGCCGGACACCCCTGGCGTACTGCGCCTCGCCATGGGGATGGTCGGTGCCGGTCATGCGTACGCGGTGCCGGGGAACCACGAGAACAAGCTGGTGCGGTCACTGCGCGGGCGCGACGTGCAGGTCACGCACGGGCTTGCCGAGTCCCTGGCCCAGCTCAGCGCCGAGACCGCCGAGTTCCGCAAGGAGGTCGAGGACTTCTGCTACGGCCTCGTGTCGCACCTCGTCCTCGACGAGGGGCGGCTCGTCGTCGCACATGCCGGTCTCAAGCAGCGCCTCCAGGGCCGCGCGTCTCGGCGCGTCCGGGACTTCGCGCTCTACGGCGAGACGACGGGCGAGACCGACGAGTTCGGGCTGCCCGTGCGCTACGCGTGGGCGAACGACTACCGCGGGCAGGCGACCGTCGTCTACGGCCACACCCCCGTGCCGGAGCCCGAGTGGGTCAACAACACCCTGTGCGTCGACACCGGCTGTGTGTTCGGCGGCCGGCTGACCGCGCTGCGCTACCCGGAGCGGACCCTGGTCTCGGTGCCCGCCGAGCGTGTCTGGTACGAGCCGGTCAAGCCGTTCCTGCCGGCCGATCAGCTCGCGCCACACCTCGACGGTGAAGCAGGCCGGCGAGAGCCTGACGTGCTCGACATCACCGACGTCCTCGGCCAGGGCGGGGTGCAGACCCGGCTTCAGGGACGTGTGTCTGTCCGCGAGGAGAACGCGGCCGCCGCCTTGGAGGTCATGAGCCGCTTCGCCGTGGACCCGCGCTGGCTGCTGTACCTGCCTCCTGCCATGGCGCCCTGCGCGACGTCGTCGCGCCCGGACCTGCTCGAACATCCCGCCGAGGCGTTCGCCGCGTTCCGCTCCGACGGCGTCTCCGCCGTGGTGTGCGAGGAGAAGCACATGGGCTCGCGGGCCGTCGTGCTCGTCTGCCGTGACGACGGCGTCGCCAGGACTCGCTTCGGCGCGACGGACGGGACCACCGGCGCCGTCTACACGCGTACCGGCCGGCCGTTCTTCGGGCCCGCGCTGACCGAGGAGCTGCTCGACCGGCTCCGCGCCGCCGCCACGACCGCCGGCCTGTGGGACGAGCTCGGCGCGACGTGGCTGTTGCTCGACTGCGAGCTCATGCCGTGGAGCGCGAAGGCGGAGGACCTGCTCCGCAACCAGTACGCCGCCGTGGGCGCCGCGGCTCGCGCCGCCCTGCCGGCCGCCGTCGCCGCGCTGACGTCGGCGTCCGAGCGAGGCCTCGACGTCGAGGAGCTCCTGGGTCGCACACGCTCGCGGGCAGAGAACGCGACGGCGTTCATCGCGGCGTACCGCCAGTACTGCTGGCCTACTGACGGCCTCGCGGGCGTGCGGCTGGCGCCGTTCCAGGTCCTGGCCACCGACACGACCGTCTACCACGACCGCGACCACCTCTGGCACCTCGCCGTGCTCGACCGGCTCGTCGCGGCCGACCCGGACGTCATGTCCGCCACCGCCCGGCTAGTCGTAGACACCACCGACGCGGCGTCCGAGGCAACCGGCACCGCGTGGTGGGAGGAGATGACGGCTCGCGGTGGCGAGGGCATGGTCGTCAAGCCGCTGGCGAATCTGACCAAGGCCCGCCGGGGACTCGTACAGCCGGGGGTCAAGTGCCGCGGGCGGGAGTACCTCCGGATCATCTACGGCCCGGACTACACCGAGCCGGCGAACCTGGAGCGGCTGCGCCAGCGCAACCTTGGGCACAAGCGGTCACTGGCGGGACGGGAGTACGCGCTGGGCCTGGAAGCACTGGAACGGGCCACGCGCGGCGAGCCGCTCTGGCGCGTCCACGAGTGCATCTTCGCCGTGCTCGCGCTCGAGTCCGAGCCCGTCGACCCCCGGCTGTAG
- a CDS encoding 3' terminal RNA ribose 2'-O-methyltransferase Hen1, translating into MLLTITTTHAPATDLGYLLHKHPGKVQSFALPFGTAYVFYTDADDTRCTAALMLDVDPIDLVRGRKGPSGEGFALGQYVNDRPYASSSMLAVAMSRVLKSALAGRCDARPELADTALPLEINLPAVPCRGGADMAEALFGPLGWTVEATTQPLDEHFPQWGDSRYVTLRLTGTLRLGDALSHLYVLLPALDGTKHYWVSTDEVDKLIRRGEGWLPGHPLRELITRRYLSHHKALVRTAVARLAEVDDAVAEAIDNAVPDPEVEEVPDAPVPLVEHRHGAVLAALRSSGARRVLDLGCGDGALVASLLADPAFTEVVGVDVSFRALEYAARRLRLDRMPERRRERLDLFQSALTYRDDRLVGYDAAVLMEVIEHVELPRLGALEKCVFGHARPATVIVTTPNVEHNVRYEMLAHGTLRHRDHRFEWTRAEFRAWADRVGAAYGYEVRYLPVGADDPEVGPPTQMAVFARAGSGEQVAS; encoded by the coding sequence GTGCTCCTGACCATCACGACGACGCATGCGCCGGCGACGGACCTCGGCTACCTGCTGCACAAGCACCCCGGCAAGGTGCAGAGCTTCGCGCTCCCCTTCGGTACGGCGTACGTCTTCTACACCGACGCTGACGACACGCGCTGCACGGCGGCACTGATGCTGGACGTGGACCCGATCGACCTCGTGCGGGGGCGGAAGGGTCCCTCGGGTGAGGGCTTCGCCCTCGGCCAGTACGTGAACGACCGGCCGTACGCCTCGTCGTCCATGCTCGCGGTGGCCATGAGCCGGGTGCTCAAGTCGGCCCTCGCCGGCCGATGCGACGCCCGGCCCGAGCTCGCCGACACGGCCCTGCCGCTCGAGATCAACCTGCCCGCGGTCCCTTGCCGCGGCGGAGCCGACATGGCCGAGGCCCTCTTCGGCCCGCTCGGGTGGACCGTCGAGGCGACGACCCAGCCGCTCGACGAGCACTTCCCGCAGTGGGGTGACTCGCGCTACGTCACGCTGCGGCTGACCGGGACCCTGCGTCTCGGCGACGCGCTGAGTCATCTCTACGTCCTGCTGCCGGCTCTCGACGGGACCAAGCACTACTGGGTCTCGACCGACGAGGTGGACAAGCTCATCCGGAGGGGCGAGGGGTGGCTCCCCGGTCATCCCCTGCGCGAGCTGATCACGCGGCGGTACCTCTCGCACCACAAGGCACTGGTGCGCACCGCGGTGGCACGCCTGGCGGAGGTGGACGATGCCGTGGCAGAGGCCATCGACAACGCCGTCCCCGACCCGGAGGTCGAGGAGGTCCCCGACGCTCCCGTGCCGCTCGTGGAGCACCGGCACGGCGCCGTACTGGCAGCACTGCGCTCGTCGGGAGCGCGCCGCGTCCTGGACCTCGGCTGCGGCGACGGTGCTCTGGTCGCGTCCCTCCTCGCCGACCCGGCGTTCACGGAGGTAGTGGGCGTTGACGTGTCGTTCCGTGCGCTCGAGTACGCCGCGCGCCGCCTGCGCCTGGATCGGATGCCGGAGCGCCGCCGCGAGCGGCTCGACCTCTTCCAGTCGGCCCTGACGTACCGCGACGACCGTCTCGTCGGCTACGACGCCGCCGTGCTGATGGAGGTGATCGAGCACGTCGAGCTCCCGCGGCTCGGCGCGCTCGAGAAGTGCGTCTTCGGACACGCGCGACCGGCGACCGTGATCGTGACCACCCCGAACGTCGAGCACAACGTGCGGTACGAGATGCTCGCGCACGGCACGCTGCGCCACCGTGACCACCGGTTCGAGTGGACGCGCGCGGAGTTCCGGGCGTGGGCCGATCGCGTCGGTGCCGCGTACGGCTACGAGGTCCGGTACCTCCCGGTCGGCGCCGACGACCCCGAGGTCGGCCCGCCCACGCAGATGGCGGTGTTCGCCCGCGCCGGCAGCGGCGAGCAGGTGGCGTCGTGA
- a CDS encoding phosphotransferase, with translation MGWEALEQWGADAARVEPLTGGIANQVWSVRVDGQLAVGRLGTRSDADLAWETDLLRHLDREGLTVPVPIPTTDGRLFADGLVVMTYVDGGPPETEADWRRVADTLGLLHRLTQGWPQRPGWRSSTDLLHADTGTKIDLGAMPPEAVARCRAAWARLTGRETCVVHGDPNPGNIRMTADRVALIDWDEAHVDVPDLDLALPHNAAGLDDGAYDIAAQASAAWEAAVCWDDEYSVRRLAEVRAV, from the coding sequence GTGGGATGGGAGGCGCTCGAGCAGTGGGGTGCCGACGCCGCGCGCGTCGAACCGCTCACCGGCGGGATCGCCAACCAGGTGTGGAGCGTGCGCGTCGACGGGCAGCTCGCGGTCGGTCGTCTCGGCACCCGCAGCGACGCCGACCTCGCGTGGGAGACGGACCTGCTGCGCCATCTCGACCGTGAAGGGCTGACCGTGCCGGTGCCGATCCCGACGACCGACGGCCGGCTGTTCGCGGACGGTCTGGTGGTGATGACGTACGTGGACGGTGGACCGCCCGAGACCGAGGCCGACTGGCGTCGCGTGGCCGACACGCTCGGCCTGCTGCATCGGCTGACGCAGGGCTGGCCGCAGCGCCCCGGCTGGCGTTCGTCAACCGACCTCCTGCACGCCGACACCGGGACGAAGATCGACCTCGGCGCCATGCCGCCCGAGGCCGTTGCCCGCTGCCGAGCGGCGTGGGCGCGGCTCACCGGACGTGAGACCTGCGTCGTCCATGGCGACCCCAACCCGGGCAACATCCGCATGACCGCCGATCGCGTCGCCCTGATCGACTGGGACGAGGCGCACGTCGACGTTCCCGACCTCGACCTGGCGCTACCCCACAACGCCGCCGGCCTCGACGACGGGGCGTACGACATCGCCGCGCAAGCGTCCGCCGCGTGGGAAGCCGCGGTCTGCTGGGACGACGAGTACTCCGTCAGGCGGCTCGCCGAGGTCCGAGCCGTCTGA